In a single window of the Drosophila miranda strain MSH22 chromosome XL, D.miranda_PacBio2.1, whole genome shotgun sequence genome:
- the LOC108162535 gene encoding tyrosine-protein phosphatase corkscrew isoform X4, translated as MIRWQDKKYDVGGGESFATLSELIDHYKRNPMVETCGTVVHLRQPFNATRITAAGINARVEQLVKGGFWEEFESLQQDSRDTFSRNEGYKTENRLKNRYRNILPYDHTRVKLLDVEHSVAGAEYINANYIRLPTDGDLYNMSSSSESLNSSVPSCPACTAAQTQRSCPNCQLLNKTCVQCAVKSATLPYSNCATCTRKSDSLSKHKRNESSPLSANGIGGSCGMNGSPVPGTPTSVTGANAGCLVGLLKQKHVGDTTYGSMTIAEREREREREREMFKTYIATQGCLLTQQVNTVTDFWNMVWQENTRVIVMTTKEYERGKEKCARYWPDEGKCEQFGSARIQCVSENSTSDYTLREFLVSWREQPQRRIYHYHFQVWPDHGVPADPGCVLNFLQDVNTKQSNLAQAGEKPGPICVHCSAGIGRTGTFIVIDMILDQIVRNGLDTEIDIQRTIQMVRSQRSGLVQTEAQYKFVYYAVQHYIQTLIARKRAEEQSLQVGREYTNIKYTGEIGNDSQRSPLPPAISTISLVPSKAPTTPGVGGGAVLMATGEPLGMAMGMGAAMAGNKHGSKQQPPLPGSVTHHNNNNNSSSSGSGSGSGSGSSGSSGSSSICSSGNSSNGNLNGLLGGFGMGLGLGHGNMRKSHFYSDSLKQQQQQRDEQSVAPAGSAKYKNIPKDMIGLRQPNHASSYTAASQSHSAPASASLTGPAPPTPPPRKT; from the exons ATGATTCGATGGCAG GACAAGAAGTACGACGTGGGCGGAGGGGAATCTTTTGCCACACTCTCGGAACTGATCGATCACTACAAGCGTAATCCAATGGTGGAGACGTGCGGAACGGTGGTGCACCTGCGGCAGCCCTTTAACGCCACCCGCATCACGGCAGCCGGGATCAATGCCCGCGTGGAGCAGCTGGTCAAG GGCGGCTTCTGGGAGGAGTTTGAGTCGCTGCAGCAGGACAGTCGGGACACTTTCTCCCGGAACGAGGGCTACAAAACGGAGAACCGTCTGAAGAACCGCTATCGCAACATATTGCCAT ATGATCACACGCGGGTGAAGCTACTGGACGTCGAGCACAGCGTGGCTGGGGCGGAGTACATCAATGCCAACTACATCCGACTACCCACTGACGGCGACCTGTACAACATGAGCAGCTCGTCGGAGAGCCTCAACAGCTCGGTCCCTTCGTGCCCGGCCTGCACTGCGGCGCAGACGCAGCGCAGCTGCCCCAACTGCCAGCTGCTGAACAAGACCTGCGTCCAGTGCGCGGTCAAGTCCGCCACGCTGCCCTACAGCAATTGCGCCACCTGCACCCGCAAGTCGGACTCCCTCAGCAAGCACAAGCGCAACGAGTCCTCGCCCCTCTCCGCCAACGGAATCGGGGGGAGCTGCGGCATGAACGGCAGTCCGGTTCCGGGGACCCCCACCAGCGTGACTGGTGCCAATGCCGGGTGCCTGGTTGGGTTGCTGAAACAGAAGCACGTCGGGGATACGACCTACGGGTCCATGACGATCGCGGAGCGGGAAAGGGAGAGGGAGCGCGAGCGGGAGATGTTCAAGACGTACATCGCCACACAGGGGTGCCTGCTGACGCAGCAGGTGAACACGGTGACGGACTTCTGGAACATGGTGTGGCAGGAGAACACGCGCGTCATTGTAATGACCACCAAGGAGTACGAGCGCGGCAAGGAAAAGTGCGCCCGCTATTGGCCGGACGAGGGCAAGTGCGAGCAGTTCGGGTCCGCGCGCATTCAGTGCGTCTCGGAGAACTCCACCAGCGACTACACGCTGCGCGAGTTCCTCGTCTCCTGGCGGGAGCAGCCACAGCGGCGCATCTACCACTACCACTTCCAGGTCTGGCCCGACCACGGTGTGCCCGCGGATCCCGGCTGTGTTCTCAACTTCCTGCAGGACGTCAATACGAAGCAGAGCAATCTGGCTCAGGCCGGCGAAAAGCCG GGTCCCATCTGTGTGCACTGCTCGGCGGGCATCGGACGAACGGGCACCTTCATCGTGATCGACATGATCCTGGATCAGATCGTGCGAAATG GACTGGACACAGAAATAGACATCCAGCGCACCATTCAAATGGTGCGGTCGCAGCGTTCGGGCCTGGTCCAGACGGAGGCCCAGTACAAGTTCGTCTACTACGCGGTCCAGCACTACATCCAGACGCTGATCGCACGCAAGCGGGCCGAGGAGCAGAGCCTCCAGGTCGGCCGAGAGTACACCAACATCAA GTACACGGGCGAGATTGGCAACGATTCACAAAGATCTCCATTACCACCAGCAATTTCTACAATAAGCTTAGTGCCAAGCAAAGCACCAACGACGCCTGGAGTTGGAGGAGGAGCTGTTTTGATGGCGACAGGGGAGCCACTGGGCATGGCGATGGGGATGGGCGCGGCAATGGCCGGGAACAAACATGGCTCCAAGCAGCAGCCCCCGCTTCCGGGATCGGTCACccaccacaacaacaacaacaacagcagcagcagtggcagtggcagtggcagtggcagcggcagcagtgggAGCAGtgggagcagcagcatctgcagcagcggcaacagcagcaatgGCAACTTGAACGGGCTGCTAGGTGGCTTCGGCATGGGCCTGGGACTGGGGCACGGCAACATGCGTAAGTCGCACTTTTACAGCGACTCgctgaagcagcagcaacaacagcgcGACGAGCAGTCGGTGGCTCCAGCGGGATCAG CAAAATACAaaaacattcccaaagacatgaTCGGCCTACGCCAGCCGAACCATGCGTCATCCTATACCGCTGCGTCTCAGTCTCATTCAGCGCCTGCGTCCGCGTCGCTGACCGGGCCGGCGCCACCGACGCCCCCGCCGCGAAAAACATGA